A window of Deltaproteobacteria bacterium genomic DNA:
GCCGGTCATCGTGTCCTTGTCCAGAAAGGGGCGGGGGGGGGGAGCGGCTTTGCCGACCGGGAATATGCCGACGAAGGGGCGGCGATGGTCTCGTTCCTTCAACAGGTTTTGCGAAAAAGCGATCTGGCGGTCAAGGTCAAGGAGCCGACGCCGGCCGAGATCGGCTTTTTTCGCGAAGGGCAGGCCCTTTTCACCTAT
This region includes:
- a CDS encoding alanine dehydrogenase, whose protein sequence is MIIGVPKESKEREYRVALTPAGARTLSAAGHRVLVQKGAGGGSGFADREYADEGAAMVSFLQQVLRKSDLAVKVKEPTPAEIGFFREGQALFTY